The Candidatus Bipolaricaulota bacterium genome segment CAGCAGGGAGGTTCGACGATCCTCACTCCCTGCAGCCGGTGTACACTGCGCCGTCGGTATGCGGGTGTGAGGAGTGCATCCCCCTTACCCTCACGGCAACAAACAGCGCCGGGATGAGCGCGAGCGATCAGCTTTACGTCCGTATCCACGGTGACCCGATCTCCTGTTCTGGGGGCACGAGTGTGAAAAGCTGCGGGAATCCGTGCCCGCCTCAAGCTCCGGCGCGGCCGGTCTATCGGTGTGAGCCCGAACCGCCTCCGTGCGCCTCCGGTTGCGTTCGCCATGTGATGCCGGTCCCGGCTTGTCCCAAAGCCCCGGTGCCCTGTTGCGATTCTCCGTGCGGTTGGCCGCTCGGGTTCCTCATCTCCCCGAGACAACCGACGACTCCGGCCGATCACCCCAAGCCGTTGATCGACCGGCACTATCCGGCGGAGATCTCCGAAGGAGGAGCGGTCCAGCTCAGCGCGCGGGTGAATAACCCGGCATGTACCGAAGTCTGCTTCACCTGGACGGCGAGCAAGGGATGGTTCGAGAGGGCCGATACTCTCTTTCCGATTTACCACGCGCCAAATTCCGACCGGATCGGTGGGGAGGACGCGGCGATCACCCTGACGCTCCACGACGGCCTGGGAGGGACGAGCCGCGATCAGATCAGGATCCACATTCGGAATCTCGACCCGCAGCGCCATTCCTGAAAGGCTGGATATGCCCCCACGACCACCCCGCACCACCGGATGGTTTCTGGCGCGTTACTTCCTCGTTTCCTTCGGCATTGCCCTCGCGATCGGAGGAGGGTTGGTGTTCCTCCTGTGGGTGACCGGGAATCGCGGGGTGATGTCCTATGCCAATGCCCTGTTCATGGCTGGAGCCGCCATCTGGGTGTGGGGAGCGATCGAGATCTTGAGATCGTGGGGCTTCACCCGTAATCCCAGATACCAACGCGGCGACCGAACTCAGTGGGATGCCCGCGATTTCTTCACGCGCTATTCATTCCCCATTCGCTGCGCCATCGTCGGCACCCTCGTAATGGGGATTGGGATCGCCTCTTACTACCTCTTCCGGTGACACAGACGGTTGTCGCTTCAGCTCGATCGTCTGGGTGGGGAAGGCGAACTCGATCCCGGCCGCCTCAAACCGGCGCTTGATCTCCAGGTTTATCTCCTCGAGCGCTTTTAGATAAGCATCGTAATCCATCACCTTGCACCAGTGCTGCACCAGAATGTTGAGGGAGAAATCGCCGAACCGGTTGAAATAAGCGCGATACTGCCCGGTCGACGGGTGGCTTCCCAGGACATCGCGCAGGATCGAGAGCGCCTCCTCCAACTTCTCAGTCGAGGTGTCGTACACCAGTCCGATCGTGAAGTTGGTTCGCCGCATCGGGCGGGCCGCGAGGTTGTTGATGTTCGTCGCGGCGATGGTCCTGTTCGGGATCGTCACCAGAGTCCCGTCCCACGTCCGGATCCGCGTCGAGCGCAACCCGATCGACTCAACCGACCCCTCAAACCCCTCCAGGCTGACCGCATCCCCCACCTTAAACGGCCGATCGAGGAAGATCATGATCGCACCGAAGACGTTGGCAACTGTATCCTGTGCCGCGAATGCAACCGCCAACCCGCCGATCCCGAGCCCAGCCAACAGGCTCGAGATGTTGTAGTTGAGGACGTTTTGCAGGAACAGAAGCGCGCCGATGATCCAGATGAACCACTTCAGGCTCTTCCCTAACAGCGGGACGAGCTGATCATCGAGGGTCGATTCCGTCCGCGCCGCCCGCGTGGTAAGGATCGTCGTCCCCAGGTCGACCGCTTTGGTGAGGAGGTAGAGGATAAAGATCGTGATCAGGGCGAGGAACAGCCGGTCGATCGCCACCTCGATGGGAGGGGGCAGGATGAACAGCCGGAACGCGCCCCACACCACGAGGAGCGGGATGATTCCGCGCAGGAGCTGCTGCAGAAACAGGATCCATGCCTTCCTCCGGATGCGGGTCTTCTCCTCCCCCTCCTCCCGGAGACTGAATCGCCTGAGGACCCGACGCGATCCTTGGTAGATCCCGAATGCGAGCACAAGGAGAAGGAAGACCGCCCCGAACCGCCACACCTCATTCCCTAGAATCTGATAGTTCAAGAAGCTCATCGCTCAGTTAGGGTACCCGAGGGCGGACGGATGGGCAAGTGCACCAGCAACCCGTCTTCAGGATGGTGGACGCGTGAGCTATCCTTAGTTATGCCCAAACCGCCTCACCGCCGGCCGCGACGGCGGTGAGGATCGGAGACATAGGTTGGCCATCCCAGGGGCGGGGTCAGTATCTCTGCCCCGGTCGACTGCTCGATACCACCTGACGTGTGCTCGGGCATCGACTCTTCCGGTTTCATGCCCACCACCGCTGCTATTATCGGTGCGGCGACACTGGAGAAGAAGAAGAGTTTATCTGCGAGCCGGGTCAGATCAGTGAAGAACAGGCCGGCGATCCCAAGCCATACGATGGCGAACATATACACCAGTCCACCGATGAACCACCCGAGCTTCAGATTGCGGCGACGGATGAACATGGTAATGATCCCTTGTATACCCGTAATCAACAAAATAGTGCTGACCGCAGACCTTGGATGGATGCGGTCGCCGAGGGCAAGAAGTACCATGAAAGCCAGGTACAACAGGGATTCCGTCCGCACTACTGTCTCGGACCTGTTAGACCCTGCACGCCATTTCACGACGAGATGGGGGTTCAATAGGGTCAGCCCCCCGAGAAATGAGCCCAGGATGATCCCAGCGATGCGGATGCTGGGATAGGGGTAGAGCGTAAACCACAGGAAGAACAAAGCGATCTCCCCCATAGACAGAATCCAGAGGATCCCAGCGACGAGTCCCCGAACGATCAGCACACCGTCTTTCACCCGCATGGTTTTATATTATTTCAGCGAAAGAGCGACGGTCAACCCCCTATTCTTGGCGCGAATTGCCGGGTTTCTCAGCCATCCTCGTTACTCCCGCTACCGAGGCGGTGATGTTCTTCCGTCTTGACGCCGGATGCGCTCAGCAGTAACCTGGAAGCGGAGGTCGGATGCGCAAGCTTGCCGCCGTGCTTCACTATCTCGGGGTCGTTCTCATCGCGTTTGCGTTCCTGCAGGCGCTTCCGCTTGTCGTAAGCGCGATCTACTCGGAGACGGTCGAGTTCCCGTTCCGCATCTACGTGATTCCGGCAGCGATCAGCATCGGAATCGGTCTCGGACTCGTCACCGCTTTCCGTCCTCGCCCGCTGGAACCCGGAACCGGGATGGCGGTCGCCGCCATCGGCTGGTTCGGGCTCTCCTTGATCGGAGCGGTTCCGTACTGGCTGGCGCTCAAGATCACCTTCCTTGATGCGTTATTCGAGACAACAAGTGGATTCACCACCACGGGGATGACGCTCTTCACCGGGATCGACGGTCTGCCGCATTCGATCCTGTTCTGGCGAGCTCTTACTCAGTGGATCGGAGGGTTGGGGATCTTCACCCTGTTCCTCTTCATCGCCCGCGGGAGCGGTACTCCAGTCCTCTATCTTGCGGAATCGCACAAGGCGGCGACGAAGCGGTTTTCGCCCGGGTTGTTCAGCTCGCTCCGTATCTTGTGGGGGATCTACGCCGGCCTTACCCTGCTGTGCGGTCTGCTCCTGTGGGCGGAAGGGATGGACCCGTTCGATGCTGCCGTCCACGCTCTCACCACCGTCTCCACCGGCGGCTTCTCCACCCACGACGCGAGCATCGCTTATTTCGCTTCCTATCCTCACTACGCCGCGATCGAGGGGACGATCATCCTGTTCATGTTCCTCGGTGGGACGAGCTTCATCGTGCACTGGAACCTCCTGCGGCGCCGGTGGGATGGGATCGTTCACAACTCCGAGCTGAAGCTGTGGCTCGGAGTGCTGATCGCGGCGACTCTGGCCGTTGCGTTCCTCGGGACCGGGGCGGGAGCGATCGGTTCTCGGCTGCGGATCGCGCTGTTCCAGGTCGTTTCCATTGCCACCTCCACCGGATTCTCCACAGTGGATATCAACTCGCCGACATTCACCCCGCTCGCCCATCAGATCTTCCTCCTGTTGATGCTGATCGGGGGATGCGTCGGGTCGACCTCCGGGGGGATGAAGGTGCGCCGGATCGGGATCATCGGGCGGATCGTGCGCCAGTACTTGCAGCGGGCGAGCCGACCGGCGCACGCGGTGGTCGCCATTACCTACGACGGGGAGATCGTCCCGCGGGAGGAGCTGAACCGAACCGTGGTGATCGCTTTCTCCTGGCTCGGAGTCATCGCCGTCGGAGCGCTCGTCACCGGTGCGTTCACCTCCCTCCCGGCCTTTTCCGTCATCTCGGGAATGGTCTCGGCGGTGGGGAACATGGGGCCGTCGTTCATCCCGAGGCAGGGGTTCACAGGAATTTCGCCGGTGATTAAGGTATTCTATATCCTGGGGATGGTCGCCGGGCGGTTGGAGATCCTCCCGATCCTGTTGATCTTCTCCCGGAGAGTGTGGAGATGAAACGCACCGCCAAGACGCAGAGTTCGCTGCGGAATTTAAAAGTTAACCCCGCAGCTCGCCATAGGGTATCCAACGGAGGTCGGTTATGAACGAATTCACAAAAAATGAATCCCCGCGTCCTCAGCGCCTCGGCGGCGAATGGAGGGGTAGGAGTTAAGGATGCGCGTTGTCGTGGCAGGAGCGGGGACTACGGGACGGAGGCTGGTGGCACGGCTCGTCGCTGACCGGCATGACGTAACAGTGATCGACCTATCACACGAGGTGTGCGAGCTGATAAGTGCCAAGCTCGGGGCAACGGCGGTGCGGGGGAGCGCCACCGATATCGCCATCCTGGAGGAGGCGGAGCTCGCCCAGGCCGACGTTGCGGTCGCACTGATGGGGGACAGTGCCGCCAACCTGGCGTTCTCTCTCCTCGCCCGCGGGATGGGGGTGCCGCGGATCGTCGCCCGTATGCCGAACCCACAATACCGAACCGCCTATGAGCAGGCCGGGGTGACTGGGATCATCGATCTCGCCGGACTGTTCATCGACGCCGTCATCCTTGAGATCGAGCATCCACAGGTGCAGCAGGTCGGGGTATTCGCCGATGGACAGGGGATCGTGATCGCGCTCTACGCCTCGAAGCCAAACCGCGGCCTGGGGAAGACCGCCGCCCAGATCCACTCCGATAAGCGCTTCCCCCGCGGTTGCCTGATCGCCGGGATCGTGCGGAACGGGGAGGTCATCATCCCGCCCGGGCCGACCGCGATCTCTCCCGGAGACGAGATCATCCTCTCCGCCCGGACCGACACCGTCGCGGCGGCGGTCGAGTACTTCGGGGGAAAGCTCAGCCCGTTCCACCGGCGGAAATCCATCCCCAACCAAGCTGAACTTGAGGCGATGATCGAGGCGGATAAGCCCAAAGAATCGGACTAATCCGCCGGGCGATGCTCGATCGCCACGTGCGTAAACACGAGATGGAGCACGATCGTATACGGCGGGTTGTTCCCCTGGTCGGCGGCGGGCGAATGCACGATCAAGTCGAATTCGAGCCTGTCTGGATCAGCGAATCCGGTTTTGTCCCGCAAAAGCGGGCTGTAGTAAAGGCCGCTCTTGCGGATCGACCCATCGGGCTGGTGGAGCGCCTGTTCCAGCGACCACTCCCCGACCATGTCGGTGTACACGGGCTTTCCGTCCACGAGCAAATCGAACGTTCCCGTTCCAGCGAGAATGGCATGGACACGCGGGAGCTCCGGTCCCCAGAGCCCGGTATCCCCGTGGATGTCGGTATCAGCGACGATCCGGTCCGTCGGCGCGATCCGTCCGGACAGGATGATTTCCCCGGATAACGCTTCCCCTGCCCCGAGCTGCA includes the following:
- a CDS encoding TrkA family potassium uptake protein: MRVVVAGAGTTGRRLVARLVADRHDVTVIDLSHEVCELISAKLGATAVRGSATDIAILEEAELAQADVAVALMGDSAANLAFSLLARGMGVPRIVARMPNPQYRTAYEQAGVTGIIDLAGLFIDAVILEIEHPQVQQVGVFADGQGIVIALYASKPNRGLGKTAAQIHSDKRFPRGCLIAGIVRNGEVIIPPGPTAISPGDEIILSARTDTVAAAVEYFGGKLSPFHRRKSIPNQAELEAMIEADKPKESD
- a CDS encoding TrkH family potassium uptake protein, yielding MRKLAAVLHYLGVVLIAFAFLQALPLVVSAIYSETVEFPFRIYVIPAAISIGIGLGLVTAFRPRPLEPGTGMAVAAIGWFGLSLIGAVPYWLALKITFLDALFETTSGFTTTGMTLFTGIDGLPHSILFWRALTQWIGGLGIFTLFLFIARGSGTPVLYLAESHKAATKRFSPGLFSSLRILWGIYAGLTLLCGLLLWAEGMDPFDAAVHALTTVSTGGFSTHDASIAYFASYPHYAAIEGTIILFMFLGGTSFIVHWNLLRRRWDGIVHNSELKLWLGVLIAATLAVAFLGTGAGAIGSRLRIALFQVVSIATSTGFSTVDINSPTFTPLAHQIFLLLMLIGGCVGSTSGGMKVRRIGIIGRIVRQYLQRASRPAHAVVAITYDGEIVPREELNRTVVIAFSWLGVIAVGALVTGAFTSLPAFSVISGMVSAVGNMGPSFIPRQGFTGISPVIKVFYILGMVAGRLEILPILLIFSRRVWR
- a CDS encoding mechanosensitive ion channel family protein; translation: MNYQILGNEVWRFGAVFLLLVLAFGIYQGSRRVLRRFSLREEGEEKTRIRRKAWILFLQQLLRGIIPLLVVWGAFRLFILPPPIEVAIDRLFLALITIFILYLLTKAVDLGTTILTTRAARTESTLDDQLVPLLGKSLKWFIWIIGALLFLQNVLNYNISSLLAGLGIGGLAVAFAAQDTVANVFGAIMIFLDRPFKVGDAVSLEGFEGSVESIGLRSTRIRTWDGTLVTIPNRTIAATNINNLAARPMRRTNFTIGLVYDTSTEKLEEALSILRDVLGSHPSTGQYRAYFNRFGDFSLNILVQHWCKVMDYDAYLKALEEINLEIKRRFEAAGIEFAFPTQTIELKRQPSVSPEEVVRGDPNPHYEGADDGAANGE